One window of the Chitinophaga niabensis genome contains the following:
- a CDS encoding peptide MFS transporter yields MNSPATPKGHPKGLYVLFATEMWERFNYYGMRAILVLFLTKALAFDKVFASSLYGSYTSLSYLTPLIGGFVADRYWGNRRSIILGGLLMALGEFILFGCASVYQSSPDLSTFLFFTGLGFMITGNGFFKPNISSMVGQLYPEGDRRVDAAYTIFYMGINVGGALGPAVCGFVGDTGDPTDFKWSFLAAGIAMLLSVIVFQWLKNYYIRKADGSPLGIPPEGAKYTKGIVTYLGLFIMSIVMIGMLYVDAKIFGYLVYLLPLSMLAILVMILSDKKLTSTEKKKIGVIFIVAFFVIFFWAAFEQAGASLTFFADEQTNRELNWNIPVWLISLISAGLIYLLFKAFVNAKRGLQNDPRGVRVIIYILLAAVVGFLIYLNIALFISGKGAVTLKELPASTFQSLNSIFVVVFAPAFAWLWLKLGKYEPSSPTKMAIGLMLLAIGYIVIAFGVKDVAPGVKVTMMYLIGMYALHTWGELCLSPIGLALVNKLSPVKFASLLMAVWFLANANANKLAGTLSALYPEPGKSTQFLGYTMTNMYEFFMLFVGMAGVASLILFGITKQLQKMMNAQ; encoded by the coding sequence ATGAATTCACCAGCTACTCCAAAGGGGCACCCGAAAGGGCTTTACGTGTTATTTGCCACTGAAATGTGGGAGCGTTTTAACTACTATGGAATGAGGGCCATCCTGGTATTATTCCTTACCAAAGCCCTGGCTTTTGACAAAGTATTTGCTTCCAGCCTCTATGGAAGTTACACCAGCCTTAGTTATCTGACACCTCTGATCGGAGGTTTTGTTGCAGACCGTTACTGGGGTAACAGGAGATCTATCATCCTCGGAGGCTTGCTCATGGCCCTGGGAGAGTTCATACTCTTTGGTTGTGCCTCTGTTTACCAAAGCTCGCCAGATCTTTCCACCTTCTTATTCTTTACAGGTTTAGGGTTTATGATCACCGGTAACGGTTTCTTCAAGCCCAATATCTCTTCTATGGTAGGTCAGCTATATCCGGAAGGCGACCGCAGGGTGGATGCTGCTTACACCATTTTCTATATGGGTATTAACGTAGGTGGTGCGCTGGGCCCCGCTGTTTGCGGTTTTGTGGGAGACACAGGAGATCCGACCGACTTTAAATGGTCTTTCCTGGCGGCTGGTATTGCCATGCTGCTGAGTGTGATTGTTTTCCAATGGCTGAAAAATTATTATATCCGCAAGGCCGATGGCTCTCCATTAGGCATTCCGCCGGAAGGTGCAAAATATACTAAAGGCATAGTAACCTATTTGGGGCTCTTCATTATGTCCATTGTTATGATAGGCATGCTGTATGTGGATGCCAAAATATTCGGGTACCTTGTTTACCTGCTGCCACTGTCTATGCTTGCCATCCTGGTAATGATCTTATCTGATAAAAAACTCACGTCTACAGAGAAGAAAAAGATAGGAGTGATCTTTATCGTGGCTTTCTTTGTGATCTTCTTCTGGGCTGCCTTTGAACAGGCAGGCGCATCCCTCACTTTCTTTGCAGATGAGCAAACAAACAGGGAATTGAACTGGAATATTCCTGTTTGGCTGATCAGCCTGATCTCTGCCGGTTTAATATACCTGCTCTTCAAAGCCTTTGTGAATGCAAAACGTGGCCTGCAAAATGATCCACGTGGCGTAAGGGTGATCATTTACATTTTATTAGCTGCAGTGGTAGGCTTCCTGATCTACCTCAACATTGCCCTCTTCATTAGCGGAAAGGGAGCAGTAACTTTAAAAGAACTGCCGGCCAGTACCTTCCAGTCTTTAAACTCCATTTTTGTGGTAGTGTTTGCACCGGCATTTGCATGGTTATGGCTGAAGCTGGGTAAATATGAACCTTCTTCCCCTACCAAAATGGCCATTGGCCTTATGCTGCTGGCTATCGGCTATATTGTGATAGCATTTGGTGTGAAGGATGTGGCGCCTGGTGTCAAAGTGACCATGATGTACCTGATTGGTATGTATGCTTTACATACCTGGGGCGAGCTTTGCCTTTCCCCCATAGGCCTGGCCCTTGTAAACAAGCTGTCTCCTGTGAAGTTTGCCTCTCTGCTTATGGCCGTTTGGTTCCTGGCCAATGCCAATGCCAATAAACTGGCCGGCACGCTCAGCGCACTGTACCCTGAACCAGGCAAAAGCACTCAGTTCCTGGGATACACCATGACTAATATGTATGAGTTCTTTATGCTGTTTGTAGG